A single Polynucleobacter acidiphobus DNA region contains:
- the groL gene encoding chaperonin GroEL (60 kDa chaperone family; promotes refolding of misfolded polypeptides especially under stressful conditions; forms two stacked rings of heptamers to form a barrel-shaped 14mer; ends can be capped by GroES; misfolded proteins enter the barrel where they are refolded when GroES binds) has translation MAAKDVVFGDNARVKMVEGVNILANAVKVTLGPKGRNVVIERSFGGPTITKDGVSVAKEIELKDKLQNMGAQMVKEVASKTADIAGDGTTTATVLAQSIVREGMKYVVAGHNPMDLKRGIDKAVTAAIEELKKISKPCTTTKEIAQVGSISANSDESIGNRIAEAMEKVGKEGVITVEDGKSLEDELEVVEGMQFDRGYLSPYFINQPEKQTAVLESPYILLFDKKISNIRDLLPVLEQVAKSGRPLMIVAEDVEGEALATLVVNNIRGILKTCAVKAPGFGDRRKAMLEDIAILTGGQVIAEEVGLTLEKTTLEHLGQAKRVEIGKENTTIIDGAGDAKSIEARVKNIRVQIDEATSDYDREKLQERVAKLAGGVAVIRVGAATEVEMKEKKARVDDALHATRAAVEEGIVPGGGVALIRAKQGIAGLKGDNPDQNAGISIVLRAMEEPLRIIVSNAGDEASVVVNSVAAGKGNHGYNAATGEYGDLVAQGVIDPTKVTKTALVNAASVAALLLTTDCAIAESPKEEAAGGGMPGGMGGMGGMGGMDGMM, from the coding sequence ATGGCAGCAAAAGATGTAGTGTTTGGCGATAACGCCCGCGTCAAGATGGTTGAGGGTGTCAACATCCTCGCAAATGCAGTCAAAGTAACCCTTGGACCTAAAGGTCGTAATGTAGTGATCGAGCGCTCATTTGGCGGTCCGACCATTACCAAAGACGGTGTTTCAGTAGCTAAAGAGATTGAGCTCAAAGACAAGCTCCAGAACATGGGCGCTCAGATGGTTAAGGAAGTTGCTTCCAAGACCGCTGACATCGCAGGTGACGGTACAACAACCGCAACCGTACTGGCTCAGTCGATCGTTCGTGAAGGTATGAAGTATGTGGTTGCTGGACATAATCCAATGGATCTCAAGCGTGGTATCGATAAGGCGGTAACCGCTGCGATTGAAGAGCTCAAAAAAATCAGCAAGCCTTGCACTACCACCAAAGAAATTGCACAAGTTGGTTCGATTTCAGCCAACAGCGACGAGAGCATTGGCAATCGTATCGCTGAAGCGATGGAAAAGGTCGGCAAAGAGGGTGTGATTACCGTTGAAGATGGCAAGTCTCTTGAAGACGAGTTAGAAGTAGTGGAGGGTATGCAGTTTGACCGTGGCTACTTGTCCCCATACTTCATTAATCAGCCTGAGAAGCAAACCGCAGTATTGGAGAGCCCTTACATTCTCTTGTTTGATAAGAAGATCAGCAATATCCGTGATCTCTTGCCAGTTCTCGAGCAAGTTGCTAAGTCGGGTCGTCCATTGATGATTGTCGCTGAAGATGTTGAAGGCGAAGCCTTGGCAACCTTAGTAGTGAACAACATTCGTGGCATCCTAAAGACCTGCGCTGTGAAGGCTCCTGGCTTTGGTGATCGTCGTAAAGCGATGTTGGAAGACATTGCAATTTTGACCGGCGGCCAAGTAATTGCTGAGGAAGTTGGCCTGACCCTCGAGAAGACCACTCTTGAGCATCTTGGACAAGCCAAGCGTGTTGAGATTGGCAAAGAGAACACCACCATTATTGATGGTGCAGGCGATGCGAAATCGATCGAAGCTCGTGTTAAGAACATTCGGGTACAGATCGACGAAGCCACCAGCGACTATGACCGCGAGAAATTACAAGAGCGCGTTGCTAAATTGGCAGGCGGTGTTGCTGTGATCCGCGTCGGTGCCGCAACCGAAGTCGAAATGAAAGAGAAGAAAGCGCGTGTTGATGATGCATTACATGCAACTCGTGCAGCCGTTGAAGAGGGTATTGTTCCTGGCGGCGGCGTTGCACTGATCCGTGCGAAGCAGGGCATTGCTGGTCTCAAGGGTGACAATCCTGATCAAAATGCTGGCATTAGCATCGTATTGCGTGCGATGGAAGAGCCACTACGCATCATCGTTTCCAATGCGGGTGATGAAGCTAGCGTAGTGGTGAATTCAGTTGCAGCTGGTAAAGGTAATCATGGCTACAACGCTGCTACGGGCGAGTATGGTGACTTAGTTGCTCAAGGTGTGATTGACCCAACCAAGGTAACTAAAACCGCGTTAGTAAACGCTGCATCCGTTGCTGCACTATTGCTGACCACTGACTGCGCAATTGCAGAGTCTCCAAAAGAGGAAGCTGCTGGCGGCGGTATGCCAGGCGGTATGGGTGGTATGGGTGGTATGGGCGGTATGGACGGAATGATGTAA
- a CDS encoding response regulator transcription factor, with translation MRNKVMLIDDHPAMLMALKSMLLNQVPFEVVAQAQSGEECLSVLKNVQPDIVILDLDMPKTDGFDVIRKIGISYPNIRILILSSLDEQVYGGRVRSLGAHGFVNKTASANIILAACVAVSQGYTFFSTGRNGHAALSDSEKMASISDRELQVMKYLGKGKSNAEISDHLNISSKTVATYKHRLFDKLGISNIADLVLFCRNNHIIEG, from the coding sequence ATGCGTAATAAAGTGATGTTGATTGATGATCATCCCGCCATGTTGATGGCATTGAAGTCCATGCTGCTAAACCAAGTGCCGTTTGAGGTGGTGGCCCAAGCCCAAAGTGGCGAAGAGTGCCTCAGTGTTTTAAAAAATGTCCAACCCGATATTGTGATTCTGGATTTGGATATGCCCAAAACCGATGGCTTTGATGTTATCCGCAAGATTGGGATCTCTTACCCCAATATTCGTATCCTAATCCTATCAAGCCTCGACGAGCAGGTGTACGGAGGACGAGTACGCTCTTTGGGTGCGCATGGCTTTGTGAACAAAACAGCTAGCGCCAATATTATTCTGGCAGCTTGCGTTGCCGTTTCACAAGGCTATACCTTCTTTTCAACAGGGCGTAATGGCCATGCAGCCCTATCCGATAGTGAGAAGATGGCGTCTATTTCTGACCGAGAATTACAAGTCATGAAATACCTTGGCAAAGGGAAATCCAATGCAGAGATATCGGACCATCTCAATATCAGCAGCAAAACGGTTGCAACCTACAAGCATCGTCTATTTGATAAGTTAGGGATCTCCAATATCGCTGATCTAGTTCTCTTTTGCCGCAATAACCACATCATTGAGGGCTAG
- a CDS encoding NAD(P)(+) transhydrogenase (Re/Si-specific) subunit beta, whose product MSNFTAISYLVSSVLFILALKGLSSPTTSRQGNVYGMVGMALAVVTTFLIPSFKPVYWLIGGAIIAGAIIGSIAAQRVQMTKMPELVALMHSFVGLSAVLIAIAAVFNPAQAHSGAQKIELFIGAFIGAITFTASVIAFGKLSGKVSGKPVSFSGQHLLNLIMAILMVAAGVAYFLTDSHAAFLIMCAIALVLGITLIIPIGGADMPVVVSMLNSYSGWAAAGIGFTLNNPVLIIAGACVGSSGAILSYIMCKAMNRSITAVLLGGFGAEAAAGGDDGGPKNYKTGSAEDAAFLMTNADTVIIVPGYGLAVARAQHALKELTEKLIHHGVTVKYAIHPVAGRMPGHMNVLLAEAEVPYDQVFEMEDINSDFGQADVVLVLGANDVVNPAARTPGSPIFGMPILEAFKAKTIIVNKRSMAAGYAGLDNELFYMDKTMMVFGDAKKVVEDMVKAVD is encoded by the coding sequence ATGTCAAACTTCACAGCCATTTCTTATCTTGTTTCGTCCGTGCTATTTATTTTGGCACTCAAAGGACTCTCGTCCCCAACCACCTCGCGCCAGGGTAATGTCTATGGCATGGTTGGGATGGCACTTGCGGTTGTTACAACCTTCCTCATCCCAAGCTTTAAGCCGGTATATTGGTTAATTGGGGGAGCAATCATCGCGGGTGCCATCATTGGCTCAATTGCAGCACAGCGCGTGCAAATGACCAAGATGCCCGAGCTGGTCGCTTTAATGCACTCCTTCGTGGGTTTATCAGCGGTATTAATTGCGATTGCCGCAGTCTTTAATCCCGCCCAAGCCCATAGTGGCGCTCAGAAAATTGAGTTATTTATTGGTGCCTTTATTGGTGCGATTACCTTCACGGCATCCGTTATTGCCTTTGGAAAACTCTCTGGCAAGGTCAGCGGTAAACCAGTCAGTTTTTCGGGGCAGCATTTGCTCAACTTGATCATGGCGATCTTGATGGTCGCTGCTGGCGTTGCATACTTCCTCACCGATAGTCACGCCGCATTCTTGATCATGTGTGCAATTGCCCTAGTGCTCGGTATCACCTTGATTATTCCGATTGGTGGCGCTGATATGCCGGTGGTGGTATCGATGCTCAACAGCTATTCTGGTTGGGCGGCAGCTGGTATCGGCTTTACCCTCAATAATCCTGTGTTAATCATTGCGGGTGCTTGCGTTGGATCCTCGGGTGCGATTCTGTCCTACATTATGTGTAAGGCCATGAATCGCTCGATTACCGCTGTTTTGCTCGGGGGTTTTGGTGCTGAAGCTGCTGCAGGTGGCGACGATGGCGGTCCCAAGAACTACAAAACTGGTTCTGCAGAGGATGCTGCCTTCTTAATGACTAACGCGGATACAGTAATTATCGTTCCGGGTTATGGTCTTGCGGTAGCGCGTGCTCAGCATGCCCTTAAAGAGCTCACCGAGAAGTTAATTCATCATGGCGTAACTGTTAAGTACGCTATCCATCCCGTTGCTGGTCGCATGCCAGGACATATGAACGTTCTCTTAGCAGAGGCGGAAGTTCCTTACGATCAAGTTTTTGAGATGGAAGACATTAACAGCGATTTTGGACAAGCTGACGTGGTTCTCGTTTTGGGTGCCAATGACGTGGTCAATCCTGCAGCACGCACGCCCGGCAGCCCGATCTTTGGTATGCCAATTTTGGAGGCGTTCAAAGCCAAAACCATCATCGTCAACAAGCGCTCGATGGCGGCTGGCTACGCCGGCCTCGACAACGAGCTCTTCTACATGGACAAAACCATGATGGTCTTTGGTGATGCCAAGAAGGTCGTGGAGGATATGGTCAAAGCGGTAGATTGA
- a CDS encoding glutathione S-transferase C-terminal domain-containing protein gives MKIIGSLTSPFVRKVRIVMAEKKIDAELVLENVWNSETTIAEFNPLSKIPCLLMDDGGAMFDSRVIAEYIDTLSPVGKLIPATGRERAAVKTWEALADGVIDAGILARLEKTFRNDGEQSEKWLERQMHKVHQGMETMSKSLGHSKWCHGNQFSLADIALGCALGWFELRFPELNWKTQYPNLATHFAQLSNRASFKQTVPPAQ, from the coding sequence ATGAAAATTATTGGATCCCTAACTAGCCCTTTTGTTCGCAAAGTACGCATCGTCATGGCGGAAAAAAAGATTGATGCCGAACTGGTCCTTGAGAATGTATGGAACTCAGAGACCACCATTGCAGAATTTAATCCTTTAAGCAAGATTCCGTGCCTGCTGATGGATGATGGCGGCGCCATGTTTGATTCGCGGGTGATTGCTGAATACATTGACACCTTAAGCCCAGTGGGCAAGCTTATTCCCGCCACCGGTCGGGAACGTGCTGCGGTTAAAACCTGGGAAGCCTTAGCCGATGGCGTAATTGATGCCGGTATACTGGCGCGCCTAGAAAAAACCTTTCGCAATGATGGCGAGCAAAGCGAGAAGTGGCTTGAGCGTCAAATGCATAAAGTGCATCAGGGCATGGAGACTATGTCAAAGAGTTTAGGTCACTCAAAATGGTGCCATGGTAATCAATTTAGCCTTGCCGACATTGCCTTGGGATGTGCGCTTGGTTGGTTTGAATTACGCTTTCCTGAGCTTAACTGGAAAACTCAATACCCAAACCTTGCGACGCATTTTGCACAACTATCGAATCGCGCCTCGTTTAAGCAAACCGTTCCACCGGCACAATAA
- a CDS encoding proton-translocating transhydrogenase family protein: MDAAAIQSLLTVQNITVFVLAIFVGYHVVWNVTPALHTPLMSVTNAISGIIIVGAMLQTEVINGDEITLTSLIGALAIFLASINIFGGFMVTRRMLEMFKKKAPKNESAGNQ; the protein is encoded by the coding sequence ATGGATGCTGCTGCTATTCAAAGTCTATTAACCGTCCAAAACATCACGGTTTTTGTGTTGGCTATTTTTGTTGGCTACCACGTGGTATGGAATGTAACACCTGCTTTGCATACCCCGCTGATGTCGGTGACGAATGCCATTTCAGGGATCATCATTGTGGGCGCGATGTTGCAAACGGAAGTCATCAATGGTGATGAAATCACCCTAACAAGCTTGATTGGAGCGCTAGCTATTTTCCTAGCATCCATCAATATCTTTGGTGGTTTTATGGTCACTCGGCGAATGCTTGAGATGTTCAAGAAAAAAGCTCCGAAGAACGAATCGGCTGGCAACCAATAA
- a CDS encoding diguanylate phosphodiesterase produces the protein MSPKSRLYNLVMAWKNKPFRELRDIEQPYWESPKDQEQFTDRLPRNSVDEFAYRGIDFEPIFNRSGSALKGVLFRPLLTARSSEVLRLCMEGIDAIHYWQCSNRIIPLILPINVSDLKIASCIDGLCDLILNSRLPIGLINIGFTHHQDIDNELISAITKLRRLGVLFHALQFDGNPNTIKLISQFQFEAVHFDASHIRETNSSTGAQLIDQIHLFKKWSCKTYFSNVTFVRDNELAYQLAIDYCYGSLMLSPVNRHQIIHIQDSRIGKALFSIQTSK, from the coding sequence ATGAGCCCTAAATCACGGCTTTATAACTTGGTGATGGCATGGAAGAACAAGCCCTTCCGTGAACTACGTGACATTGAACAGCCGTATTGGGAAAGCCCGAAAGACCAAGAACAATTTACTGATCGTCTTCCAAGAAACTCCGTTGATGAATTCGCGTATCGGGGAATTGATTTTGAACCCATCTTCAATCGCTCGGGAAGCGCCCTAAAGGGGGTTTTATTTCGGCCCCTATTAACAGCCAGATCATCCGAGGTTTTGCGCCTCTGCATGGAAGGAATTGATGCGATTCATTATTGGCAATGCAGTAATCGCATCATCCCCCTCATTCTGCCAATCAATGTATCTGACCTAAAGATTGCATCATGCATTGATGGACTGTGCGATCTGATTCTAAATTCAAGGCTGCCCATTGGCCTGATTAATATTGGCTTTACACATCATCAGGATATCGATAACGAATTAATTTCTGCCATCACAAAGCTAAGACGCTTGGGAGTGTTATTTCATGCTCTTCAGTTTGATGGAAATCCTAATACCATCAAATTAATTAGCCAATTTCAATTTGAGGCTGTTCATTTCGATGCATCGCACATCCGCGAGACGAACTCGTCAACTGGCGCCCAACTGATTGACCAAATCCACTTATTTAAGAAGTGGTCCTGCAAAACCTACTTCAGTAACGTGACCTTTGTCCGTGATAACGAACTTGCCTATCAACTTGCTATCGATTATTGCTATGGCAGCCTCATGCTCTCACCTGTCAATCGACATCAAATTATTCATATTCAAGATAGTCGCATTGGCAAAGCACTTTTTTCTATTCAAACATCAAAATAA
- a CDS encoding Re/Si-specific NAD(P)(+) transhydrogenase subunit alpha codes for MRIGVPLETRPGETRVAATAETVKKLISQGHQVIIQSGAGVGASLPDSAYEAVGASIGSAADAFACEIVLKVRAPQADELKQIKAGSVLLGMLDPFDNAGISAMAAQGITAFALEAAPRTTRAQSMDVLSSQANIAGYKAVMLAANEYQRFMPMLMTAAGTVKAARILILGAGVAGLQAIATAKRLGSVIEASDVRPAAKEQIESLGAKFVDVPYETDEEREIAQGVGGYARPMPEAWMKRQAALVAERAAQADIVITTALIPGRKPPVLLHADTVEKMKAGSVVIDIAAGRGENGSGNCPLTRADQVINHNGVKIVGYTNLPSMVAADASALYARNLLDFMKLIINKEGQLAIPAAADDDIVAACLMCRDGQAIRTN; via the coding sequence ATGCGCATTGGAGTGCCGCTGGAAACTAGACCCGGAGAGACCCGGGTTGCCGCGACCGCTGAGACCGTTAAAAAGCTAATTAGCCAGGGTCATCAAGTCATTATTCAATCAGGTGCAGGGGTTGGCGCCAGCCTTCCCGATAGTGCCTATGAGGCCGTTGGGGCCAGTATTGGCTCTGCAGCCGATGCATTTGCCTGCGAGATTGTTCTTAAGGTTCGTGCGCCCCAGGCCGATGAGCTAAAGCAGATCAAGGCGGGATCCGTCCTGCTTGGCATGCTCGATCCCTTTGATAATGCAGGAATTTCTGCCATGGCTGCTCAGGGAATCACTGCCTTTGCCCTCGAAGCCGCTCCTCGGACTACCCGCGCCCAAAGCATGGACGTCCTATCCTCCCAAGCCAATATTGCTGGTTATAAGGCCGTGATGTTGGCCGCGAATGAGTATCAGCGCTTTATGCCCATGCTGATGACCGCTGCGGGAACCGTAAAAGCTGCCCGCATCCTAATCTTGGGTGCTGGAGTTGCCGGTTTGCAGGCCATTGCGACCGCTAAGCGCCTAGGTTCAGTGATTGAAGCCTCTGATGTCCGTCCTGCTGCCAAAGAGCAAATTGAGTCCCTTGGTGCCAAATTTGTGGATGTGCCCTATGAAACCGATGAGGAACGCGAGATTGCTCAAGGGGTTGGTGGTTATGCCCGTCCCATGCCAGAGGCATGGATGAAGCGCCAAGCGGCTCTGGTGGCTGAGCGTGCAGCTCAAGCTGATATTGTGATTACCACCGCCTTGATTCCTGGGCGTAAACCCCCTGTTCTCTTACATGCCGATACCGTTGAGAAGATGAAAGCTGGCTCGGTGGTGATCGATATCGCCGCTGGTCGTGGCGAGAACGGCTCAGGAAACTGCCCGCTGACTCGTGCGGACCAAGTGATCAATCACAACGGCGTTAAGATTGTTGGCTACACCAATTTACCAAGCATGGTGGCTGCGGATGCCTCAGCCCTCTATGCCAGAAACTTGCTTGATTTCATGAAGCTCATCATTAATAAGGAAGGGCAACTTGCCATTCCTGCCGCAGCCGATGACGATATTGTTGCCGCCTGCTTGATGTGCCGTGATGGCCAAGCCATTCGCACTAATTAA
- the groES gene encoding co-chaperone GroES, with protein sequence MNLRPLHDRVIIKRLDQETKTASGIVIPDNAAEKPDQGEVLAVGPGKRDDSGKLNAPDVKVGDRVLFGKYAGQTVKVDGDELLVMREEDIMAVVQK encoded by the coding sequence ATGAATTTACGTCCTTTACACGATCGCGTGATTATTAAGCGCTTAGATCAAGAAACAAAAACCGCCTCTGGAATCGTGATTCCAGATAACGCAGCAGAAAAGCCCGATCAGGGCGAAGTATTGGCCGTTGGCCCCGGCAAGCGGGATGACAGTGGCAAGTTAAATGCCCCCGATGTCAAAGTTGGTGATCGCGTTCTATTTGGAAAGTATGCAGGTCAGACCGTAAAAGTTGATGGCGACGAGCTTCTTGTCATGCGCGAAGAAGACATCATGGCCGTTGTTCAGAAGTAA
- the mnmA gene encoding tRNA 2-thiouridine(34) synthase MnmA, with product MTAPNSSKITNSGKPKVVVGMSGGVDSSVAAWLLKQQGYEVVGLFMKNWEDDDQDEYCSARQDWIDVVSVADLLGIDVEAVNFAQEYRERVFADFLREYAAGRTPNPDVLCNAEIKFKAFLDHAMHLGADLIATGHYARVECHADRVQLLKARDLTKDQSYFLYRLTQAQLSKVLFPLGDITKKEVREIAADLGLPNARKKDSTGICFIGERPFREFLNRYLPRTPGPILSVDGKQLGEHMGLAFFTLGQRKGIGLGGSQDGTGDAWYVARKDLVSNTLYVAQGHDHPWLLSETLAAMDASWIAGHEPPLGQYSAKTRYRQEDALCAITAEQGDSFELQFEAAQWAVTPGQSAVLYQGDVCLGGGIIVR from the coding sequence ATGACCGCCCCTAATTCTTCAAAAATTACGAACTCTGGTAAGCCAAAGGTGGTGGTGGGCATGTCGGGAGGCGTTGACTCCTCGGTGGCCGCCTGGTTACTCAAACAACAGGGCTACGAGGTGGTTGGTCTTTTCATGAAAAACTGGGAAGACGACGATCAGGATGAGTATTGTTCCGCACGGCAAGATTGGATTGATGTTGTATCTGTTGCTGATCTCTTGGGGATCGATGTTGAAGCCGTGAACTTTGCCCAAGAGTATCGTGAACGTGTGTTTGCTGATTTTTTGAGAGAGTACGCAGCAGGTCGAACACCAAATCCGGATGTGCTTTGCAACGCCGAGATTAAATTCAAGGCATTTTTGGATCACGCGATGCATTTGGGGGCCGACTTGATTGCTACTGGGCACTATGCCAGAGTCGAGTGCCATGCAGATCGTGTGCAGTTATTGAAAGCCCGGGATCTCACAAAAGACCAGAGTTACTTCTTGTATCGCTTAACGCAAGCCCAATTATCCAAAGTGCTATTCCCACTTGGCGACATTACTAAAAAAGAGGTTCGCGAGATCGCTGCAGATTTGGGTTTACCCAACGCTCGTAAGAAAGATTCAACGGGGATTTGTTTTATTGGCGAGCGCCCATTTCGAGAATTCTTAAATCGCTATTTACCAAGAACCCCAGGCCCGATCCTGAGTGTCGATGGCAAGCAATTGGGAGAGCATATGGGCTTAGCATTCTTTACATTGGGGCAGCGCAAAGGAATCGGTTTGGGTGGAAGCCAAGATGGAACCGGTGATGCTTGGTATGTGGCCCGCAAAGACCTTGTGAGCAACACACTTTATGTCGCACAAGGCCACGATCATCCCTGGCTACTCAGCGAAACCTTAGCTGCGATGGACGCCTCATGGATCGCGGGCCATGAACCGCCGCTAGGTCAATACAGCGCAAAAACCCGTTATCGCCAAGAGGACGCGCTCTGCGCAATCACTGCGGAGCAGGGCGACTCCTTTGAGTTGCAATTCGAGGCGGCTCAGTGGGCGGTCACGCCAGGTCAGTCCGCCGTTCTCTATCAAGGAGATGTTTGCTTGGGCGGCGGAATTATCGTTCGCTAA